From one Sciurus carolinensis chromosome 9, mSciCar1.2, whole genome shotgun sequence genomic stretch:
- the Muc20 gene encoding mucin-20: MDSVRGLVLPLLFFCWEAGSSGSSTGPSTSIPVPLVTSNDRVVPAMTQGVRTSSEGDFQTTDLAKTAAPTHVSLKTQTLSTKTHSKNLTPVGTTSKAETREAQTTFPAMETHALIKVTSSSFMAVITSPVETSVMSSSTMGTGTTTAERSGPTKAIFDTLFTDDSSEETKRMTADSWMLTNTSPEAESLSSESSSSVDSSVSSNTTSHVLTPDIATGPKALVAYSITHIELTRDSVMKIETAAAISERSDTDHSPTGVQALSSSETWALSTSTEAKSHTSKTPASAEALSTASTSESASPDTTPEAPLPTNGTTERETTAAETPSPSGTSMAVSTKPWQETSALSAETTPHVEASRTATHSTEPGSTAGKVTSSAGFTASVYSPSEAATIQNSTPSETFATEGTTSGSFPISRSRLPSVPPTTASSSQETHSTLDKATSPPESPAATPTTAQTRQTTEVTAANILWATTSGTSDTDHSPTGVQTLSSSETWALSTSTEAKSHTSKTPASAEALSTASTSESASPDTTPEAPLPTNGTTERETTAAETPSPSGTSMAVSTKPWQETSALSAETTPHVEASRTATHSTEPGSTAGKVTSSAGFTASVYSPSEAATIQNSTPSETFATEGTTSGSFPISRSRLPSVPPTTASSSQETHSTLDKATSPPESPAATPTTAQTRQTTEVTAANILWATTSGTSDTDHSPTGVQALSSSETWALSTSTEAKSHTSKTPASAEALSTASTSESASPDTTPEAPLPTNGTTERETTAAETPSPSGTSMAVSTKPWQETSALSAETTPHVEASRTATHSTEPGSTAGKVTSSAGFTASVYSPSEAATIQNSTPSETFATEGTTSGSFPISRSRLPSVPPTTASSSQETHSTLDKATSPPESPAATPTTAQTRQTTEVTAGDGGGLLLVRLSVASPEDLSEPSQAERVRQQLQCELHTHLPLVQVSLLHVRKG; encoded by the exons ATGGACTCTGTGAGGGGCCTGGTTCtgccccttcttttcttttgctgggaggctgggagctCGGGGAGCTCGACAG GCCCCAGCACCAGTATACCCGTCCCTTTGGTGACATCAAATGACAGAGTAGTACCTGCTATGACTCAGGGTGTCAGGACAAGCTCAGAGGGAGACTTCCAGACCACTGACCTTGCTAAGACTGCAGCACCAACCCATGTTTCTTTGAAAACTCAAACCCTGAGCACCAAGACACATTCTAAGAACTTAACTCCAGTTGGCACCACTTCAAAGGCAGAGACCAGGGAGGCCCAGACCACGTTCCCTGCAATGGAAACCCACGCCCTCATAAAGGTAACATCTTCCAGTTTCATGGCTGTGATCACCTCCCCTGTGGAGACCTCTGTCATGAGCAGCAGCACTATGGGAACTGGAACCACCACAGCTGAGAGAAGTGGTCCCACAAAAGCCATCTTTGACACCCTTTTTACTGATGACAgctcagaagagacaaagaggaTGACAGCTGACAGTTGGATGTTGACCAACACCTCCCCAGAAGCTGAGAGCTTGTCCTCAGAGAGCAGTTCCTCTGTAGACAGCTCAGTCTCCAGCAATACCACATCACACGTGCTGACACCTGACATTGCAACTGGACCCAAAGCCTTAGTAGCATACAGCATCACTCACATTGAGCTGACCAGGGACAGCGTGATGAAGATAGAAACAGCTGCAGCCATCTCTGAGAGGTCAGACACAGATCACAGCCCCACAGGAGTGCAGGCCTTGTCCTCCTCCGAGACATGGGCTTTGTCCACCTCCACTGAGGCAAAATCACACACCTCCAAAACACCAGCCTCTGCTGAGGCCCTGTCCACAGCCAGCACCTCAGAGTCAGCCTCCCCTGACACCACCCCTGAGGCCCCACTCCCCACCAATGGCACCACAGAGAGAGAAACCACAGCAGCCGAGACCCCCAGCCCAAGTGGAACCTCCATGGCCGTTAGCACCAAGCCCTGGCAAGAAACCTCAGCCCTCTCTGCTGAGACCACACCCCACGTGGAGGCCTCCAGAACTGCTACACACTCCACGGAGCCTGGGTCCACGGCGGGCAAAGTGACTTCCTCTGCTGGGTTCACGGCCTCAGTCTACAGCCCCTCAGAGGCAGCCACCATCCAGAACTCCACTCCCTCAGAGACTTTTGCCACAGAAGGCACAACCTCGGGGTCCTTCCCCATCAGCAGGAGCCGCCTTCCTTCTGTGCCTCCCACTACAGCCAGTAGCAGCCAAGAAACACACTCCACCTTAGACAAGGCCACATCCCCACCAGAGTCCCCAGCAGCCACTCCCACCACTGCTCAGACCAGGCAGACCACAGAAGTCACTGCAG CTAACATTCTGTGGGCCACCACCTCTGGCACCTCAGACACAGATCACAGCCCCACAGGAGTGCAGACCTTGTCCTCCTCCGAGACATGGGCTTTGTCCACCTCCACTGAGGCAAAATCACACACCTCCAAGACCCCAGCCTCTGCTGAGGCCCTGTCCACAGCCAGCACCTCAGAGTCAGCCTCCCCTGACACCACCCCTGAGGCCCCACTCCCCACCAATGGCACCACAGAGAGAGAAACCACAGCAGCCGAGACCCCCAGCCCAAGTGGAACCTCCATGGCCGTTAGCACCAAGCCCTGGCAAGAAACCTCAGCCCTCTCTGCTGAGACCACACCCCACGTGGAGGCCTCCAGAACTGCTACACACTCCACGGAGCCTGGGTCCACGGCGGGCAAAGTGACTTCCTCTGCTGGGTTCACGGCCTCAGTCTACAGCCCCTCAGAGGCAGCCACCATCCAGAACTCCACTCCCTCAGAGACTTTTGCCACAGAAGGCACAACCTCGGGGTCCTTCCCCATCAGCAGGAGCCGCCTTCCTTCTGTGCCTCCCACTACAGCCAGTAGCAGCCAAGAAACACACTCCACCTTAGACAAGGCCACATCCCCACCAGAGTCCCCAGCAGCCACTCCCACCACTGCTCAGACCAGGCAGACCACAGAAGTCACTGCAG CTAACATTCTGTGGGCCACCACCTCTGGCACCTCAGACACAGATCACAGCCCCACAGGAGTGCAGGCCTTGTCCTCCTCCGAGACATGGGCTTTGTCCACCTCCACTGAGGCAAAATCACACACCTCCAAGACCCCAGCCTCTGCTGAGGCCCTGTCCACAGCCAGCACCTCAGAGTCAGCCTCCCCTGACACCACCCCTGAGGCCCCACTCCCCACCAATGGCACCACAGAGAGAGAAACCACAGCAGCCGAGACCCCCAGCCCAAGTGGAACCTCCATGGCCGTTAGCACCAAGCCCTGGCAAGAAACCTCAGCCCTCTCTGCTGAGACCACACCCCACGTGGAGGCCTCCAGAACTGCTACACACTCCACGGAGCCTGGGTCCACGGCGGGCAAAGTGACTTCCTCTGCTGGGTTCACGGCCTCAGTCTACAGCCCCTCAGAGGCAGCCACCATCCAGAACTCCACTCCCTCAGAGACTTTTGCCACAGAAGGCACAACCTCGGGGTCCTTCCCCATCAGCAGGAGCCGCCTTCCTTCTGTGCCTCCCACTACAGCCAGTAGCAGCCAAGAAACACACTCCACCTTAGACAAGGCCACATCCCCACCAGAGTCCCCAGCAGCCACTCCCACCACTGCTCAGACCAGGCAGACCACAGAAGTCACTGCAG GCGATGGTGGAGGCCTCCTCCTAGTGCGGCTGAGTGTGGCCTCACCAGAAGACCTCAGTGAGCCCAGTCAGGCGGAGAGGGTGCGGCAGCAG CTCCAGTGTGAACTGCATACCCACCTGCCTCTCGTCCAAGTCTCCTTACTGCATGTCAGGAAGGGCTAA